One region of Solanum pennellii chromosome 6, SPENNV200 genomic DNA includes:
- the LOC107021753 gene encoding laccase-5-like, with protein MSSLLFYAFLLLFANVASLAKAKVHYHDFVIQATPVKRLCNTHSTITVNGQFPGPTLEVNNGDTLVVKVVNRAQYNVTIHWHGVRQMRTAWADGPEFITQCPIRPGGSYTYRFTIQGQEGTLWWHAHSSWLRATVYGALVIHPKEGTTYPFPKPKRQTPILLGEWWDANPIDVIRQATRTGAAPNSSDAYTINGQPGDLYKCSNQDTTIVHVDSGETNLLRVINSGLNQQLFFTVANHKLTVVGADASYVKPFTTSVLMLGPGETTDVLITANQPPARYYMAARAYASAQGAPFDNTTTTAILEYKAAPCPAKGVNINPAFPSLPAFNDTATATAFTSSFRSASKVEVPTEIDENLFFTVGLGLNNCPAGASSSSCQGPNGTRITASMNNVSFVLPSNFSLLQAHHQGIPGVFSTDFPSSPPVKFDYTGNVSRSLWQPISATKVYKLKYGARVQIVLQGTSIVTAENHPIHLHGYDFYILAEGFGNFNPQTDTSKFNLVDPPLRNTASVPVNGWSVIRFVADNPGIWIMHCHLDVHITWGLAMAFLVENGVTELEAIEEPPVDLPVC; from the exons ATGAGCTCTTTGTTATTCTATGCCTTTTTGCTTCTCTTTGCTAATGTTGCCTCTTTAGCAAAAGCCAAAGTTCATTACCATGACTTTGTT ATTCAAGCAACGCCCGTGAAGAGGCTGTGCAATACGCATAGTACTATAACTGTGAATGGGCAATTTCCTGGACCAACTTTGGAAGTGAACAATGGAGATACACTAGTGGTCAAGGTTGTCAATAGAGCTCAATATAATGTCACCATTCATTG GCATGGGGTGAGGCAAATGAGAACGGCATGGGCAGATGGACCAGAATTCATCACTCAGTGTCCGATTAGACCAGGAGGGAGTTACACTTATAGGTTTACTATTCAAGGACAAGAAGGGACACTTTGGTGGCACGCCCATAGCTCGTGGCTCAGGGCCACTGTCTATGGAGCCTTAGTTATCCACCCAAAAGAAGGAACTACCTATCCATTCCCTAAGCCCAAGAGACAAACACCAATTCTACTTG GTGAGTGGTGGGATGCAAACCCCATTGATGTTATTAGACAAGCCACACGAACGGGAGCAGCACCTAATTCATCAGATGCTTACACCATCAATGGTCAACCGGGTGATCTTTACAAGTGTTCTAATCAAG ATACTACCATAGTCCATGTGGACTCAGGTGAGACAAACCTCCTTCGAGTCATCAACTCTGGACTCAACCAACAACTTTTCTTCACAGTGGCAAACCATAAGTTGACTGTTGTTGGAGCAGATGCATCTTATGTTAAACCATTCACGACATCAGTCCTTATGCTAGGACCAGGCGAGACTACTGATGTCCTCATAACTGCTAATCAACCGCCAGCCAGATACTACATGGCTGCACGTGCCTACGCAAGTGCACAAGGAGCACCCTTTGACAACACCACAACCACAGCCATCTTAGAGTACAAGGCTGCTCCTTGCCCTGCTAAGGGTGTCAACATAAACCCCGCTTTCCCATCTCTACCAGCATTTAATGACACAGCCACCGCCACTGCCTTCACCAGTAGCTTCAGGAGTGCAAGCAAAGTCGAAGTTCCCACTGAAATCGATGAAAATCTATTCTTCACAGTTGGATTGGGACTCAACAATTGCCCTGCAGGGGCCAGTTCCAGCAGCTGTCAAGGTCCAAATGGAACGCGAATCACTGCCAGTATGAACAATGTGTCATTTGTGTTACCATCCAATTTCTCCTTactgcaggcacatcaccagggaATACCTGGAGTTTTCTCAACAGATTTCCCATCAAGCCCACCCGTTAAATTTGATTATACTGGTAATGTTAGCAGGTCACTCTGGCAACCTATTTCCGCGACTAAAGTATACAAGTTAAAATATGGCGCGAGAGTACAGATTGTGTTACAGGGGACTAGTATCGTCACAGCTGAAAACCACCCAATTCATCTTCACGGATACGATTTCTACATTCTTGCTGAGGGATTTGGAAACTTCAATCCACAAACAGATACTTCTAAATTTAACCTTGTTGATCCACCTCTTCGTAATACTGCAAGTGTACCAGTCAATGGATGGTCCGTCATAAGATTTGTAGCTGATAATCCAG GAATTTGGATAATGCACTGTCACTTGGATGTGCACATTACTTGGGGTTTGGCGATGGCATTTCTTGTGGAAAATGGAGTTACTGAATTAGAAGCAATAGAGGAGCCTCCAGTTGACCTTCCTGTTTGTTAA